The DNA region GGGCGCCGGGGTCCAGCCCAGCTCGCGCGTCGCCTTCCCGTGGTCGGCCGGCGAGGTCAACGTCAGCAGTCGCACGCTGGTGCTGGTCAGCGGGATGTCGCGGCGGGTGAGGTAACCGACCAGGTCCAGGAGGCGTCCGACGGCGCGCACGGCCGCCATCGGGATGCCGAACCGGGGCGGTCGGGCGCCGACGGCTTCGGCTGCGGCGGTGAGCATTTCACGCTGACTCATGTACCGCTCCGAGATGATGTAGCGTTCGGCCACCCGGCCGCGCTCGGCGGCCAGCGCCATCGCCTCGGCGACGTCGTCGATGCCGACCACCTCCGCCCCCACGCCGCGTAGGTAGAACGGCATCTTGCCGAGCGCCGCGAGCTGGACGAAGGTGCCCTGCCGGGGTTGCCAGTCGGGCGGGCCGTAGGGGTTGGACACGTTCAACGCGACGGCGGGCACCCCGCGCTCGCGGGCGTAGGTCAGCACGAGTTCTTCGGCCTGGCGCCGGGATTCGATGTAGGCGCCGCCCTCGCCGGGCCAGTTGAACGGGGTGTCTTCGGTCACCGATTCGCCGTTGCGGCCCACGGCGATGGTGCCGATCGTGCTCAGGAAGACGAAACGATGCAGGTCGGCTTCGGCCGCGACATCGAGGACCCGGCGCAGGCCTTCGACATTGGTTTGAAAAAGGGGCCGCGGGTCCCGTAGTTCGGCCCGGACGTCGACCACGCAGTAGTAGACGACGTCGCAGCCCGTCATCGCGGTGGCCACCGCCTCCGAATCGAAGATGTCGCCGTAGAACTTCGCCACGTCCAGGCCGTCGATGCCTCTGGTGGAACTCGTCTTTCGCAACAGCACCCGAACGTCGTCGCCGCGGGCCACCAGATGCCGAGTGACGCTGGCACCCACGTTGCCGCTCGCACCCATGACAAGCGCTGTTCGATTGTTCATCGCGGGCCAGCCTACGGTAGGGCATGACAGACACGGCTCGGTTTGTAAGGTAGTCGCCATGTTGTCCAGCACTGCGCGCGGGCCGGCGCAGTGGCCAGGCCGAGGCACGGGTGATCGGCGCCGACGGGCAGGTCGCGCTGACCGCCCAGCTCACGGCCTACCGTTGAACGGCGACCCCCACCGACCCCCATTCCGCGGCGTGCCGCGCGGTGTCAGGATGGGTCGATGACAGACCGTGACCGGGACGAACTCGGGAAGGCGCGCAATCTGCGACCGCGCGACGAGCTGGGCCGCCCATTGCCCTACGGGGCCGACGGCGTCGCTCGCATCCCCGACGACCTGACCCTCGCGGCGGCCGACACGCTGTCCTACGCCCAGGAGTTGCTGGATCGCGGACTCGCGTTCAACGCCCACGAAGTCCTCGAGGCCGCCTGGAAGAACGCGCCGGACTCCGAGCGTGAGATGTGGCAGGGATTGGCGCAGTTGGCCGTCGGCATCACCCACATCCAGCGCGAAAACACCACCGGCGCAACGACCGTATTGCAGCGGGCGGCAGACCGATTGGCCGCCCAGAGCATGGCGGCCCCGCATGGCATCGACCTCGTCGGGCTGATCGCGCATGCCCGTGCCTTGATCGAGGATCTGGCCCAGGACACCGCGATCGCTGCCGAGCGGTTGCGGCCCGCGTTGCGGCAGGACAACCCGGACGAGGGGAATCGACGTTGAGCTATCTCGGCGAGCTGCGCACCAACTGGCGGCCCCTGGTCGCGGCGACGGCGGGGTTGAGCGCCGGCCTGAGCCTGATGGCGTACCTGAACGCAGTGATGGCACCGCAGTTCCTGGAGGTGTTCGGTTGGAGCCGCTCGGATTTCGCGCTCTCCGGCGTGATCACGCTGCTGACGTTCGTGTTCCTGCCGGTCTACGGGCGGCTCACCGACATCTTCGGGGTGCGTCGGATCGCGGCGGTCGGCGTGATCGGACTGCCCGCCTGCTGGGCCTCCTACGCGCTGATGTCCGGACCCATCTGGCAGTACCTGGCGATCACGGTCGCCATGGTCGGATTGGGGGTCGCGACCACCCCGGCCATCTACAGCCGGGTCGTCGCAACGGTTTTCGATCGGTCGCGCGGGCTCGCGTTGGCCATCGCGATTTCGGGTCCGCCGCTGCTCGGTGCCGTCGGAGCCCCGGCGGTGGACGCGGTCAACCAGGCCCATGGCTGGCGGGCGGGCTGCCTCGTCATCGCGGGCGCCATCGCCGTGATCGGGACCGCCGCCCTGGTGCTGCTGCCCGGCGAGGATCCGGAGCTGCGACGGGACCGCGGTGCGGCGAAGGCCGGCCGCGACTATCGCGCGATCGCGCGCAGCCCGGTGTTCTGGATCCTGCTGGGCGGTGTGCTGCTGTGCAACCTCTACCACTCGGTGACCACCACTCAGCTCGGCGTGGTGCTGAGCGATTCGCTGGGATCCGGCGAGGCGGTGGCGCTGCTGGTCGCGATCTTCGCGGTCGCCGTGATCGTCGGTCGCTTCTCCTGTGGCCTCGCCTTGGACCGGCTGCCGCCCCACAAGGTCGCCGCGGTGGCGATGGCGCTGCCCGGTCTGGGCTGCTTGATCATCGCCGCGCCCTGGGACAGCTTCGCGGTCCTGGTGCTGGCGGTCTGTTGCCTGGGCGCGGCCTGGGGTGCCGAAGGCGACGTCATCGCCTACCTGGTGGCGCGGCGGTTCAACCTGACGATCTACAGCACCGTGCTGAGCATATTGTCGGCCGCCATCGGGGTGTCCTCGGCGCTCGGGGCGCTGATCCTCAGCCGAACCCTGCAGGTCAGTGACAGTTTCAACGGTTTTCTGATCTTCGCCGGTGCCGCCGCGTTCATCGGCGGCGCGCTGTTCCTGCTGCTGGGCCGAGCGGCCTCGGCGGCCCAGATCGCACCGGTCGCCGGGGACCGCGCCGGCGGTACAGCTACTGCGACCAGTGCGCGGCGGTGAGCGGCGGTGCGGATCGCCACTGCTCGATGACCGGGGCCAGGGACTCCACCAGCAGCGGAAGTTCGGGCGCCATGGCCAGGGCCGCGACCGCCGCCAGCGTTGCGGCCGCCTCGGTGAGGCGCAGGACGCGCTCATCGAGCCGGCGCAATCCCAACCGCACGGCCGCCTCGTCATAGGCGGCCACCCCCGCCGGACCGGCCATCGCCAGATCGGACTCCGCCGGCGCCGAGGTGACCAGCTCAAAGTCCGACCACCTACTCCCCTCGGCGGTCCTGATCAGGTTGTAGAACGGCGCGTCGCCGTGAACCGTCTGAACTCCCACGCCGGGAAAGGCCGCGTGCCACCCCGCGCGCGACCCGATCATGGGCCGCAGCAGCGACCATTCGCGTTGCGCTCGTTGCACATCGGGCGCAGCCAGCAGGTCCGGGCGTCGCGCGAGTACGGTCAGCGCCGCGGGAATGTAAGTGTTGAACGGCCGCCAGAACCCCAGTTCGCGGTCGTCGTAGTCGCGAAGCGCCGCGTGCAACCGCGCGGTCTGCTCGCAGCCGAGCGCCACGTCGAGCCCGGCGTCCGGGACCTCCTCGACGTACTCCCAGAACGTCATCGAGAACCCCTCGCGCTGAACCGGTGCACGCGGAACCAACGGGCTGGGCGCCACCACCGGATGGCCGCGATCAGCCAGCCAGCCCGCCACCGCGAGCTCCGCGCGTTGCTGAGCCGACTGCTGCTCGGGAGATTGCGCGAACGCCGGGGGTAGCACCGTCGGCACCCGCACCACCACCGGAGCCGGCGCGAGATGGACGATCACCGAGAACACGTCGTAGAGCACTCGCGGGTCCTTGACCACCAGCCCGAACTGCCGCCCGGCGGTGGCGGCGGCGCGCACCGCGCGGGCGGTCCGGGCCGCGATCTGATCTGGGGTCAGCATTGCGGCCAGTATCGATCGGATCCGTTGCCGCGTCGAGCCAATTAGCGGTGGCGAGCAGAAACAGGTGGCCGTGGCGCCGACTACCGCCCTGATGGCAAGACGGCAAACGATTGCTGCATCGGCAACGCCACGGCCAGCCCGTGCTGAAACCGTAACAGATGAACACCTGAACAGTTGAACAGATGAGGGGACTTCCTCGGGGAGATAGTAGATTTCGCCGTCCCGGAATCGACGTGACGCCGCCACCGGGGTCCTTTGCAGCTACCCCAATCCGGCCACTCCGTGTTCGTTCACGAGGCCCAGACCGGTATCGTTCGGAGCATCAAAACTCACAAATGGCCAGGCGATGCGCCAATCGAATGACACCGGATTCGCCCCGGCACCCGCCGATGACACGCGTCATCACCGTCTGACGCTGCTGTTGGTCGAGGATGACCCGGGCGATGCCGTGTTGGTTGAGGAACTCGTCGCCGAGGCGTTGACCGACGCCACGGTGGTCTGGGTGCCGTCGATGAGCGAAGCGGAACGGCAACTCGACACGGCGCGGCCGGACTGTGTGCTGCTGGACATGAACCTGCCGGACACGCTGGGCAACGCGGCCCTGGGCCGGATGACGGCACTGGACCCGACCCTGCCCGTCGTCGTGCTCACCGGCTTGGCCGATGAGCACTTCGGCGTCTCCGCGGTGGCCTCCGGCGCGCAGGACTACCTGGTCAAGGGCCTCGTCGAACCGGACATGCTGCGCCGTGCGGTGCTCTATGCCATGGAACGCAAGCGCGCCGAATGGACCGCGGTCGAATTGCACGCCAGCGAAATGCGGGAGCGGGAGAACGCGCGACTCGAACGCGGCCTGCTGCCGTCTCCGCTGCTACTCGACGACGCCGGTGTCGACATCGTGGCTCGGTATCGCCCCAGTCGCGAGAACTCGCTGGTCGGCGGCGATTTCTACGACTTCGTCCAGACGCCGGACCGCACCGTACACGTGGTGGTCGGCGATGTCGCCGGGCACGGCCCGGACGAGGCGGCACTGGGGGTCGCGCTGCGGATCGCCTGGCGCGCCCTGACCTTCGCGGGGTTGCGAGGTACCGACCGGATGCGCGAGTTGAACCGCATCCTGCAGGTCGAGCGGGCCGGAACCGGCATCTTCGCCACGGTGATGAGCCTGGCGATCCCGCCCCAAGGCCCCATGATCAACGCGGTTCGCGCGGGCCACCCCGGCATGCTGCTCCACCACAACGGCACGGTCCAATGGGTGATGCCGCCCGGCGCGCCGGCGCTCGGAGTGCACCGCGGCGACTGGCCCGCCGACCAGGTCGAACTCCCGGCCGGTGCGGGCCTGGTGATGCTCACCGACGGGTTGTTCGAAGGCCACTCCGGCCGCGGAAATGACCGGCTGGGTGAGGACGGACTGTTGGAGTTGGCGCGGTCGGTCGCGCACCTTCCCGGCGTGGAGTTCGTCGATGCCCTCATCGACGGCGCGGAACGGCGCGCGCAGAAGCACGGCGGCATCACCGATGACATCGCGGTAGTTCGGGTGGAGCGCCATCAGTGGTGACTCCCCTGCCCCGGCGGCGACTCACCGTGCAGGGCTGGTTGGTGCTGGTGCTGTCGCTGATGGGCGTTGTGGTGCTCGTGTGCGGGGTTGCCACGGCATTGCTACTGAGTCGCGCCGACCGGGTGTCGCAGGAGCTCAGCGAGGAGATCCAACCGTCGCGCGTCGCGGCCTACCAGCTCCAGGGCGCGCTGCGCGATCAGGAGTCCGCAGTGCGCGGCTATTTGATCGCGGCGGACCGGCAGTTCCTGGACCCCTATTACGCGGGTCAGACGGCCGAAGCGGAGGCGGCAGCCGAGATCCGGCAGCGAGTCCCCGACCGACCGCAACTCATCGCGGACCTCGATGCGATCCAGAAGGCCGCCGCCGACTGGCGCGCCACCTACGCCGAACGCCAGATCGCGACGGTGACACCGGGGTCGACGGTGGTGCTCAACACCGCGGCCGCCGAGCAGGGTAGGGCTCAGTTCGATCACATCCGGACCCTTTTCGACGAGCAGAGCGGACACCTGCTCGAGGCGCGCAGCGACAGCATCGCCGATCTGGAGCGGGCGCAGTCCTGGCGCAACGGGGTGTTGATCGCGATGCTGCTGGCCTTCATGTGCACGGCGATTTTGCTCGCGGTCCTGATGCGCAACGCGGTCACCCGGCCGTTGGAGGCCCTGGCCGCCGCCTGCCGACGGATCACCGAGGGCAACTTCGACGAGCGGATCACCCCGCGCGGGCCCAAGGACATCCGCGCCATCGCCACCGATGTGGAGGACATGCGCCAGCGGATCGTCGACGAACTCGAGGTGTCGCGAGCCGGGCGGGCCGTGTTGGCGGAGCAGGCCGAAGCCCTCGACGAGCAAGCCGTGGAACTGCGCAGGTCCAACGCCGAGCTCGAACAGTTCGCCTACGTGGCCTCCCACGATCTGCAGGAACCGCTGCGCAAGATCGCCTCGTTCTGCCAGCTCCTCGAGAAGCGGTACGGCGACCAGCTCGACGATCGCGGCCACGAATACATCAAGTTCGCGGTCGACGGCGCCAAGCGGATGCAGATCCTCATCAACGATCTGCTCACGTTCTCCCGGGTGGGCCGACTCAACACGAAGCTGGCCGAGGTTCCCCTCGACGCCGCGCTCGACCACGCGTTGGACAACCTCTCCAACGTGGTCGAGGAATCCGGGGTTCAGCTCGTCCGGCCCGAGCAACCGCTGCCGACCATCGCCGGCGACCCCACCCTGCTGACCATGCTGTGGCAGAACCTCATCGGCAACGCGGTGAAGTTCCGCCGTCCGGACCTACCACCCAAGGTGGTCATCGACTGCGGACCCGCACCGGAGGAGCACGGCGACGGCTGGCTGATCTGTGTCTCCGACAACGGTATTGGGATACCCGACGAGTTCACCGAGAAGGTCTTCGTGATCTTCCAACGCTTACATGGACGTGACGTTTACACCGGCACCGGAATCGGGCTGGCGCTGTGTAAGAAAATCGTGGAGTATCACGGCGGCACCATCTGGATCGACACCTCGTACACCGACGGGACCCGATTCTGCCTCACATTGCCGTTGGCCGTGGACGACGGTGCCACGGTCGAGAAGGAAGGAATCGCCCATGCCTAGCGGCGACGGCCCCATCGATGTCCTGTTGGTCGAGGACGATCCGGGCGATGAACTCATCACGCGAGAAGCGTTCGAGCACAATAAGATCAACAACACCTTGCACGTCGCGCACGACGGCGAGGAGGGGTTGGACTTCCTCTACCGGCGGGGCAACTTCGCCGACGCACCGCGGCCCGACCTGATCCTGCTGGACCTGAATCTGCCGAAGTACGACGGCCGGCAGCTGCTGGAGACCATCAAGTCCGATCCGGACCTGTGCCACATCCCGGTGGTGGTGCTGACGACTTCCTCGGCCGAGGAAGACATCCTGCGCAGCTACAAGCTGCACGCGAACGCGTATGTCACCAAGCCGGTCGACCTCGACCAGTTCATGAGCGCGGTGCGCCAGATCGACGAGTTCTTCGTCCAGGTGGTTCGACTGCCCCAGTTCTAGATCGCGTCGATGACCGTGGCGCCGAACCGCTCCAGCGCCTCGGTCGCGGGCGCCACACCGTCACCCGGGATCTGGACGTTCACCCAGGTGACACCGGCGGCCGCCAACCGTTGCAGATCGCTCAGGTATTCGTCCGCGTTGAAGTCGTCATCGCCGGGTCCCTTGCCGTGCAGCGGCGAGAACGCGATGTCGGCCGAGCCCGGATCGCGGCCGGCCGCTTCGAGTCGGCGGTGCAGATCGGCGACGAGTTCGGCGAGTCGCTCGACCGAATCCAGCGGCGCGGTTTTCGCCGTCTGCGCCAATCCTG from Mycolicibacterium sp. MU0053 includes:
- a CDS encoding DUF309 domain-containing protein, which translates into the protein MTDRDRDELGKARNLRPRDELGRPLPYGADGVARIPDDLTLAAADTLSYAQELLDRGLAFNAHEVLEAAWKNAPDSEREMWQGLAQLAVGITHIQRENTTGATTVLQRAADRLAAQSMAAPHGIDLVGLIAHARALIEDLAQDTAIAAERLRPALRQDNPDEGNRR
- a CDS encoding response regulator, encoding MPSGDGPIDVLLVEDDPGDELITREAFEHNKINNTLHVAHDGEEGLDFLYRRGNFADAPRPDLILLDLNLPKYDGRQLLETIKSDPDLCHIPVVVLTTSSAEEDILRSYKLHANAYVTKPVDLDQFMSAVRQIDEFFVQVVRLPQF
- a CDS encoding PP2C family protein-serine/threonine phosphatase, whose protein sequence is MRQSNDTGFAPAPADDTRHHRLTLLLVEDDPGDAVLVEELVAEALTDATVVWVPSMSEAERQLDTARPDCVLLDMNLPDTLGNAALGRMTALDPTLPVVVLTGLADEHFGVSAVASGAQDYLVKGLVEPDMLRRAVLYAMERKRAEWTAVELHASEMRERENARLERGLLPSPLLLDDAGVDIVARYRPSRENSLVGGDFYDFVQTPDRTVHVVVGDVAGHGPDEAALGVALRIAWRALTFAGLRGTDRMRELNRILQVERAGTGIFATVMSLAIPPQGPMINAVRAGHPGMLLHHNGTVQWVMPPGAPALGVHRGDWPADQVELPAGAGLVMLTDGLFEGHSGRGNDRLGEDGLLELARSVAHLPGVEFVDALIDGAERRAQKHGGITDDIAVVRVERHQW
- a CDS encoding MFS transporter; translated protein: MSYLGELRTNWRPLVAATAGLSAGLSLMAYLNAVMAPQFLEVFGWSRSDFALSGVITLLTFVFLPVYGRLTDIFGVRRIAAVGVIGLPACWASYALMSGPIWQYLAITVAMVGLGVATTPAIYSRVVATVFDRSRGLALAIAISGPPLLGAVGAPAVDAVNQAHGWRAGCLVIAGAIAVIGTAALVLLPGEDPELRRDRGAAKAGRDYRAIARSPVFWILLGGVLLCNLYHSVTTTQLGVVLSDSLGSGEAVALLVAIFAVAVIVGRFSCGLALDRLPPHKVAAVAMALPGLGCLIIAAPWDSFAVLVLAVCCLGAAWGAEGDVIAYLVARRFNLTIYSTVLSILSAAIGVSSALGALILSRTLQVSDSFNGFLIFAGAAAFIGGALFLLLGRAASAAQIAPVAGDRAGGTATATSARR
- a CDS encoding NAD-dependent epimerase/dehydratase family protein, giving the protein MNNRTALVMGASGNVGASVTRHLVARGDDVRVLLRKTSSTRGIDGLDVAKFYGDIFDSEAVATAMTGCDVVYYCVVDVRAELRDPRPLFQTNVEGLRRVLDVAAEADLHRFVFLSTIGTIAVGRNGESVTEDTPFNWPGEGGAYIESRRQAEELVLTYARERGVPAVALNVSNPYGPPDWQPRQGTFVQLAALGKMPFYLRGVGAEVVGIDDVAEAMALAAERGRVAERYIISERYMSQREMLTAAAEAVGARPPRFGIPMAAVRAVGRLLDLVGYLTRRDIPLTSTSVRLLTLTSPADHGKATRELGWTPAPTEHAIRRAAECYVARSGVNSTRTATSR
- a CDS encoding sensor histidine kinase — its product is MGVVVLVCGVATALLLSRADRVSQELSEEIQPSRVAAYQLQGALRDQESAVRGYLIAADRQFLDPYYAGQTAEAEAAAEIRQRVPDRPQLIADLDAIQKAAADWRATYAERQIATVTPGSTVVLNTAAAEQGRAQFDHIRTLFDEQSGHLLEARSDSIADLERAQSWRNGVLIAMLLAFMCTAILLAVLMRNAVTRPLEALAAACRRITEGNFDERITPRGPKDIRAIATDVEDMRQRIVDELEVSRAGRAVLAEQAEALDEQAVELRRSNAELEQFAYVASHDLQEPLRKIASFCQLLEKRYGDQLDDRGHEYIKFAVDGAKRMQILINDLLTFSRVGRLNTKLAEVPLDAALDHALDNLSNVVEESGVQLVRPEQPLPTIAGDPTLLTMLWQNLIGNAVKFRRPDLPPKVVIDCGPAPEEHGDGWLICVSDNGIGIPDEFTEKVFVIFQRLHGRDVYTGTGIGLALCKKIVEYHGGTIWIDTSYTDGTRFCLTLPLAVDDGATVEKEGIAHA
- a CDS encoding phosphotransferase; translation: MLTPDQIAARTARAVRAAATAGRQFGLVVKDPRVLYDVFSVIVHLAPAPVVVRVPTVLPPAFAQSPEQQSAQQRAELAVAGWLADRGHPVVAPSPLVPRAPVQREGFSMTFWEYVEEVPDAGLDVALGCEQTARLHAALRDYDDRELGFWRPFNTYIPAALTVLARRPDLLAAPDVQRAQREWSLLRPMIGSRAGWHAAFPGVGVQTVHGDAPFYNLIRTAEGSRWSDFELVTSAPAESDLAMAGPAGVAAYDEAAVRLGLRRLDERVLRLTEAAATLAAVAALAMAPELPLLVESLAPVIEQWRSAPPLTAAHWSQ